A genomic segment from Rubrobacter tropicus encodes:
- a CDS encoding cysteine hydrolase family protein, whose translation MARNLALVVIDTQLGMFETPGVPPVPDGERLLQSIEGLIERARGADVTVVHVQHAGGPGHPLEKGTDGWRIHPRVAPLDGELVVEKETPDSFLNTTLREELESRGIGRLILAGMQTEYCVDTTCRRAFSLGYDVTLAADAHGTWDDAALSAGQIVAHHNEVMGNGFAEVVPSGEISFREPVEA comes from the coding sequence GTGGCTAGAAACCTGGCCCTCGTCGTCATAGACACGCAACTCGGGATGTTCGAGACCCCAGGCGTTCCGCCGGTCCCGGACGGCGAACGCCTGCTTCAAAGTATCGAGGGCCTGATCGAGAGAGCGCGCGGCGCGGACGTAACGGTGGTCCACGTCCAGCACGCGGGCGGCCCCGGACACCCGCTGGAGAAGGGCACGGACGGCTGGCGGATACACCCGCGGGTCGCGCCGCTGGACGGGGAGTTGGTGGTCGAGAAGGAGACGCCGGACTCGTTTTTGAACACCACGCTCCGGGAAGAGCTCGAGTCCAGGGGGATAGGACGCCTGATCCTGGCCGGAATGCAGACCGAGTACTGCGTGGACACGACCTGCCGGCGGGCCTTCAGCCTGGGCTACGACGTCACGCTCGCCGCCGACGCGCACGGCACCTGGGACGACGCCGCCCTCTCGGCGGGCCAGATCGTCGCCCACCACAACGAGGTGATGGGCAACGGCTTCGCCGAGGTCGTCCCGTCGGGGGAGATCTCCTTCAGAGAGCCGGTCGAAGCGTGA
- the glmM gene encoding phosphoglucosamine mutase, with translation MKEKTISFGTDGVRGVANRDLTPEDATRLGLAAARAFGGRIVVGRDTRISGGMLSGALVAGLSAGGAGVVDLGVIPTPGVAALAPRLGATAAAVVSASHNPYPDNGIKFFSGEGRKLPLGREREIEELTGTDFPRPTGDGVGAVETLDEGAGLYVDGALKLLSPDARGVKVLLDCANGAAYRAAPEAFGRIGAELSVVGAEPTGTNINEGCGSTHVGELDASGHDVAFAFDGDADRVLAVDERGDVVDGDKIIAILARDLQERGALGGGVVVTVMSNLGFFKAMDAMGVPYLVTPVGDRHVAGEMLRIGASVGGEQSGHVILSEHATTGDGLVTALALLDVMVRSGKPLSELASVMDVYPQKLINVAVGGAASAKAVAALDVVEGAVAGAEKTLGDGGRILLRPSGTEPVVRVMVEHEDEAVCREVCAEVARVVEAAGREEV, from the coding sequence CTGAAAGAAAAAACCATCAGTTTCGGCACCGACGGGGTGCGCGGGGTCGCGAACAGGGACCTCACGCCCGAAGACGCCACGCGCCTCGGCCTCGCGGCGGCCCGCGCCTTCGGCGGCAGGATAGTCGTCGGGCGGGACACCCGCATCTCCGGCGGGATGCTCTCCGGCGCCCTGGTAGCCGGCCTCTCGGCGGGCGGGGCCGGCGTGGTCGACCTCGGCGTCATCCCGACGCCGGGCGTCGCCGCCCTCGCGCCGCGGCTGGGTGCCACCGCCGCGGCCGTGGTCAGCGCGTCGCACAACCCCTACCCGGACAACGGCATCAAGTTCTTCTCGGGCGAAGGTAGGAAGCTGCCGCTCGGGCGGGAGCGCGAGATCGAGGAGCTGACCGGGACAGACTTCCCGCGTCCTACGGGCGACGGCGTCGGCGCGGTCGAGACCCTCGACGAGGGGGCGGGCCTGTACGTGGACGGGGCGCTTAAGCTGTTGAGCCCGGACGCCCGGGGCGTGAAGGTCCTGCTCGACTGCGCGAACGGCGCGGCATACAGGGCTGCGCCCGAGGCATTCGGCCGGATCGGGGCCGAGCTGTCGGTCGTCGGGGCGGAGCCGACGGGCACGAACATAAACGAGGGATGCGGGTCGACGCACGTTGGGGAACTGGATGCTTCGGGCCACGACGTCGCGTTCGCGTTCGACGGGGACGCGGACAGGGTGCTTGCCGTGGACGAGCGGGGCGACGTCGTCGACGGGGACAAGATAATAGCCATCCTCGCCCGAGATCTTCAGGAGCGGGGGGCCCTCGGCGGCGGGGTAGTCGTCACCGTGATGAGCAACCTCGGCTTCTTCAAGGCGATGGACGCGATGGGAGTCCCCTATCTGGTTACGCCCGTCGGGGACAGGCACGTCGCCGGGGAGATGCTGCGCATCGGCGCTTCCGTCGGCGGGGAGCAGTCCGGGCACGTCATCCTCTCGGAGCACGCGACGACGGGCGACGGGCTCGTGACGGCGCTCGCGCTTCTCGACGTGATGGTCCGGAGCGGGAAGCCGCTCTCCGAGCTTGCCAGCGTGATGGACGTATACCCCCAGAAGCTCATAAACGTCGCCGTGGGCGGGGCCGCATCGGCGAAGGCCGTCGCCGCGCTCGACGTCGTCGAGGGGGCCGTTGCGGGGGCGGAGAAGACCTTGGGTGACGGGGGGCGTATCCTGCTAAGGCCGAGCGGTACGGAGCCCGTGGTGAGGGTAATGGTCGAGCACGAGGACGAGGCGGTCTGCCGGGAGGTCTGCGCGGAGGTCGCGCGGGTCGTCGAGGCGGCCGGGAGGGAGGAAGTTTGA
- the rplM gene encoding 50S ribosomal protein L13 gives MKSFMARPLEVERKWYVVDAEGKTLGRLSTEIARVLRGKHKAQYTPHVDVGDFVVVVNAEKVVVTGRKAEQKVYRRHSGYPGGMKETSYEQMLSRKPTEVLRKAVYGMMPKSRLSRQQFKKLKLYAGPEHPHGAQDPQTLEVG, from the coding sequence ATGAAGAGTTTCATGGCGCGGCCCCTCGAGGTCGAGCGGAAGTGGTACGTCGTTGACGCAGAGGGCAAGACCCTCGGGCGGCTTTCGACCGAGATCGCGCGGGTGTTGCGCGGCAAGCACAAGGCGCAGTACACGCCGCACGTGGACGTCGGCGACTTCGTGGTCGTGGTGAACGCCGAGAAGGTGGTGGTCACGGGCAGGAAGGCCGAGCAGAAGGTCTACCGGCGCCACTCGGGGTACCCGGGCGGGATGAAGGAGACCTCCTACGAGCAGATGCTCTCTCGCAAGCCGACGGAGGTGTTGCGCAAGGCCGTCTACGGGATGATGCCGAAGAGCCGGCTCTCCCGCCAGCAGTTCAAGAAGTTGAAACTCTACGCCGGTCCCGAGCATCCCCACGGTGCCCAGGACCCGCAGACGCTCGAGGTGGGATAA
- a CDS encoding response regulator: MPDRRYEDVFERITDLFHAFDRGWRFTYVNDRALLALRELKGEELAREDLLGKNVWEMFPDAVGTTIYRKYHEAVREQKATEFEQQYPSPDGPWYEMRLYPSEEGLSIYSCDITERKRAQEEAETRAHRQAVLAELGKRALAGGDASALMDDAVAFVARALGVEYAKVVELLPGGEELLVRAGVGWDEGVVGRTTEGADLGSQAGYTLLSEGPVIVEELSTETRFGRPPLLVEHGVVGGATVAIPGWDGPFGVLGAHTGGRRAFTEDDANFLQGVANVLAMRVEREEAQEELDRVREAERSRVARDLHDEALGDLTYAVAEAQHVQSICTEEEAAQRLGRLAAALKRVGEQLRGAVYDLRLGQERERPFTDLLDTLVELHRTMAPDLRISTDVRDGLLSGPLGETGTELLRIIGEALTNARRHSGANNVRVAVWSPGDTLSVEVSDDGRGFDPSAGGPGGTGTRGMRERARLLGADLRVDSAPGEGTTVRFEMAPRGERAGPDEEVRVLLVEDHAAVREAIAAAFEQEAGFEVAAQAGSLEEARGMLEGVDVAVVDLGLPDGFGGDLIRDLRGVNPGAQAIVLSANPDRAEIARAVEAGAAGVLNKMAHLNEVVGAVRRLQAGETLMPLQEAVELLRFAGSRREEEHEARQAIGRLTSREVEVLQALAEGLDSGKVAERLHISVKTERNHTTSILNKLGVHSRLQALVFAIRHGVVRVR; encoded by the coding sequence ATGCCGGATCGACGGTACGAGGACGTCTTCGAACGCATCACCGATCTCTTCCACGCCTTCGATCGCGGGTGGCGCTTCACCTACGTCAACGACCGGGCGTTGCTCGCCTTGCGAGAACTAAAGGGTGAAGAGCTGGCCCGCGAAGATCTCCTGGGCAAGAACGTGTGGGAGATGTTCCCCGACGCGGTGGGCACCACGATCTACCGCAAGTACCACGAAGCCGTGCGCGAGCAGAAGGCGACGGAGTTCGAGCAGCAGTACCCGTCTCCCGACGGCCCGTGGTACGAGATGCGCCTCTACCCTTCCGAGGAGGGGTTGTCGATCTACTCCTGCGACATCACCGAGCGCAAGAGGGCCCAGGAGGAGGCGGAGACACGCGCCCACCGGCAAGCCGTCCTGGCCGAGCTGGGAAAGAGGGCCCTGGCCGGCGGCGACGCCTCGGCCTTGATGGACGATGCCGTGGCCTTCGTCGCCCGGGCCCTCGGCGTCGAGTACGCGAAGGTGGTCGAACTGCTCCCCGGCGGCGAGGAACTGCTGGTGCGCGCCGGGGTGGGCTGGGACGAGGGCGTCGTGGGACGAACGACGGAGGGGGCGGACCTCGGCTCTCAGGCCGGCTACACCCTCCTCTCGGAGGGGCCGGTGATAGTCGAGGAGCTTAGCACGGAGACGCGTTTCGGCCGACCCCCGCTGCTGGTCGAGCACGGGGTGGTGGGCGGCGCGACGGTCGCGATCCCCGGCTGGGACGGGCCTTTCGGGGTGCTGGGGGCGCACACCGGGGGCCGCCGCGCGTTCACCGAAGACGACGCCAACTTCCTGCAAGGCGTCGCAAACGTCCTCGCCATGCGCGTAGAGCGCGAGGAGGCCCAAGAGGAACTGGACAGGGTCAGGGAGGCCGAGCGCAGTCGCGTGGCACGCGACCTGCACGACGAGGCTCTGGGGGATCTCACCTACGCCGTGGCCGAGGCCCAGCACGTGCAGTCGATCTGCACCGAGGAGGAGGCGGCCCAACGCCTGGGTCGGCTGGCGGCCGCGTTAAAGCGGGTGGGAGAGCAGCTGAGGGGCGCCGTCTACGATCTGCGCCTCGGCCAGGAGCGGGAAAGGCCCTTCACCGACCTGCTGGATACGTTGGTGGAGCTGCACCGCACCATGGCCCCGGACCTCCGCATAAGCACGGACGTGCGAGACGGGCTCCTCTCCGGCCCCCTCGGCGAGACGGGTACGGAGCTGTTGCGCATCATCGGGGAGGCGTTGACCAACGCCCGGCGCCACTCGGGGGCGAACAACGTGCGGGTCGCCGTGTGGTCTCCGGGGGACACGCTGTCCGTCGAGGTCTCCGACGATGGCCGCGGCTTCGACCCGTCGGCGGGCGGTCCCGGCGGGACGGGGACCAGGGGCATGCGCGAGAGGGCACGCCTGCTGGGCGCGGACCTGAGGGTAGACAGCGCGCCCGGCGAGGGCACGACGGTGCGCTTCGAGATGGCCCCGAGGGGGGAGCGGGCCGGGCCTGACGAAGAGGTTCGCGTCCTGCTCGTCGAGGACCACGCCGCCGTCCGCGAGGCCATAGCCGCCGCCTTCGAGCAGGAGGCCGGCTTCGAGGTCGCCGCCCAGGCCGGGTCGCTCGAGGAGGCCCGCGGCATGTTGGAAGGGGTGGACGTCGCCGTCGTCGACCTCGGCCTCCCGGACGGCTTCGGTGGGGATCTGATCCGGGACCTCAGGGGAGTCAACCCCGGGGCGCAGGCGATCGTCCTGAGCGCGAACCCCGACCGCGCGGAGATAGCCAGGGCGGTCGAGGCGGGGGCCGCGGGCGTCCTGAACAAGATGGCCCACCTGAACGAGGTGGTGGGCGCCGTCAGGCGCCTTCAGGCAGGAGAGACCTTGATGCCCCTGCAGGAGGCCGTGGAGCTGCTGCGCTTCGCCGGCTCGCGGAGGGAGGAGGAGCACGAGGCCCGCCAGGCGATAGGGCGGCTTACCTCCAGGGAGGTGGAGGTGCTGCAGGCGCTGGCCGAAGGGCTAGACAGCGGGAAGGTGGCCGAGCGGCTGCACATAAGCGTCAAGACGGAGAGGAACCACACGACGAGCATCCTGAACAAGCTCGGGGTGCACTCCAGGCTTCAGGCCCTGGTGTTCGCCATCCGCCACGGCGTGGTACGCGTCCGCTAG
- a CDS encoding alpha/beta fold hydrolase produces MASHGSTPFHPFRVGSYDNPETVRWRKYATGAHLVLRGAPVMVGRTPKEVVWAEGTARLYRYRPDSEKRHPVPILLVYALILKPYILDLIPGNSFVEYLVGEGFDVYMLDWGAPGSEDENLCFDTYILDYMPEVVARVLHLSRAEGLILFGYCQGGTMAVMYAAISAGESLRGLVLLAAPVDFAPDEPGLTGLWTLWSRNSGAFLGPVSRTLGNLPADRAGRFVERATAVAATVTRWPAVYAGLRAWAERDEAVGSFLAVGKWVDDGVAFPGAAFGRWIREFYQQDKLARGEIHLRGRRVDLSKIACPLLGIAGARDYICPVSQAEAVMRLTGSRDKEFLVLDAGHVGLMAGPVAKEVLWPRVRDWLEIHLG; encoded by the coding sequence ATGGCCTCGCACGGCAGTACCCCGTTCCACCCGTTTCGCGTCGGCAGCTACGACAACCCGGAGACCGTGCGCTGGAGGAAGTACGCCACGGGCGCCCACCTGGTTTTGCGAGGAGCCCCGGTAATGGTCGGCCGGACCCCTAAAGAAGTCGTGTGGGCGGAAGGCACGGCCAGGCTCTACCGTTACCGGCCCGACTCCGAGAAGCGGCATCCGGTCCCTATCTTGCTCGTCTACGCGCTCATACTCAAGCCGTACATTCTGGACCTGATCCCGGGCAACAGCTTCGTCGAGTACCTCGTGGGGGAAGGTTTCGACGTCTACATGCTCGACTGGGGCGCTCCGGGCAGCGAGGATGAAAACCTGTGTTTCGACACCTACATACTGGACTACATGCCGGAGGTGGTGGCGCGGGTCCTCCACCTCTCCCGGGCGGAAGGGTTGATCCTCTTCGGGTACTGTCAGGGCGGCACGATGGCCGTCATGTACGCGGCCATCTCGGCCGGGGAGTCCTTGAGGGGGCTCGTTCTTCTCGCCGCTCCGGTAGACTTCGCGCCCGACGAACCGGGCCTTACGGGGCTCTGGACCCTCTGGAGCAGGAACAGCGGGGCGTTCCTGGGTCCCGTGTCGCGGACGCTCGGGAACCTCCCCGCCGACCGCGCCGGTCGATTCGTCGAGAGGGCGACGGCCGTTGCGGCAACCGTCACCCGATGGCCCGCCGTCTACGCGGGGTTGCGGGCGTGGGCGGAGCGGGACGAGGCCGTGGGGTCGTTCCTCGCCGTCGGCAAGTGGGTGGACGACGGTGTGGCGTTCCCCGGCGCGGCCTTCGGGCGCTGGATCCGCGAGTTCTACCAGCAGGACAAGCTGGCCAGGGGAGAGATCCACCTCCGCGGCCGGCGGGTCGACCTTTCGAAGATTGCCTGCCCCCTACTGGGCATCGCGGGCGCCAGGGACTACATCTGCCCCGTATCCCAGGCCGAGGCCGTTATGCGCCTCACCGGCAGCCGGGACAAGGAATTCCTCGTTCTGGACGCCGGACACGTGGGACTCATGGCCGGCCCGGTGGCGAAGGAGGTGCTCTGGCCCCGGGTTAGGGACTGGCTCGAGATCCACCTCGGATGA
- the hisF gene encoding imidazole glycerol phosphate synthase subunit HisF, with protein sequence MGLKVRIIPCLDVDGGRVVKGTNFKNLRDAGDPVELAALYDREGADEIVFYDITASHERRETASALARAAAEEVFVPYTIGGGVRTADDMRAMLRAGADKVSVNSAAVRDPGLIDAGAERFGAQCVVLSVDVKRKEEGPGWEVYLNGGRLNTGMDAIGWLVEGERRGAGEFVLNSMDADGTESGYDLDLISSVAEKTSVPIVASGGAGGPEHMISAVRAGAGAVLAASIFHFGEYSIAQVKEEMERSGIPVRRTEAEVQSG encoded by the coding sequence TTGGGGCTGAAGGTGCGGATCATTCCTTGTCTTGACGTGGATGGCGGCCGGGTGGTCAAGGGGACGAACTTCAAGAACCTGAGGGACGCGGGGGACCCGGTCGAGCTTGCGGCGTTGTATGACAGGGAGGGGGCTGATGAGATCGTCTTCTACGACATCACCGCCTCCCACGAGCGGCGGGAGACCGCGTCTGCCCTCGCCAGGGCCGCCGCCGAGGAGGTCTTTGTTCCTTACACGATAGGGGGCGGCGTCAGGACCGCGGACGACATGCGGGCCATGCTGCGGGCTGGTGCGGACAAGGTCTCCGTCAACAGCGCCGCGGTGCGGGACCCCGGGCTCATAGACGCGGGCGCCGAGCGGTTCGGCGCCCAGTGCGTGGTCCTGAGCGTGGACGTCAAGCGCAAGGAGGAGGGGCCCGGATGGGAGGTCTACCTCAACGGCGGGCGGCTCAACACGGGGATGGACGCTATCGGGTGGCTCGTAGAGGGGGAGAGGCGGGGGGCCGGGGAGTTCGTGCTCAACAGCATGGACGCCGACGGGACCGAGAGCGGGTACGACCTGGATCTGATCTCGTCCGTGGCCGAAAAGACCAGCGTCCCGATAGTCGCCTCGGGCGGGGCGGGGGGACCGGAGCACATGATCTCGGCGGTGAGGGCGGGCGCTGGGGCCGTTCTGGCCGCCAGCATCTTCCACTTCGGGGAGTACAGCATCGCGCAGGTCAAGGAGGAGATGGAGCGGTCGGGGATACCGGTCCGCCGGACGGAAGCGGAGGTGCAAAGTGGCTAG
- the rpsI gene encoding 30S ribosomal protein S9 translates to MAEALYRGTGRRKTAVARVRLLPGDGKITVNGRELAEFFPRPSYQTAVRSPLELLGSAGRYDVVAKIEGGGLTGQAEALRHGIARALAEESQESRGELKAAGMLTRDDRAVERKKYGLKKARKRPQFSKR, encoded by the coding sequence ATGGCAGAGGCCCTTTACAGAGGAACGGGAAGGCGAAAGACCGCGGTGGCGAGGGTGCGGCTGCTTCCCGGGGACGGCAAGATCACGGTGAACGGCCGCGAGCTGGCCGAGTTCTTCCCCCGTCCGTCCTACCAGACTGCCGTAAGGTCCCCGCTCGAGCTTCTCGGTTCCGCGGGCCGCTACGACGTGGTCGCCAAGATCGAGGGCGGCGGCCTCACCGGGCAGGCCGAGGCTTTGCGCCACGGCATAGCCAGGGCGCTCGCGGAGGAGTCCCAGGAGTCGCGCGGCGAGCTCAAGGCCGCCGGGATGCTCACCAGGGACGATAGGGCCGTCGAGCGCAAGAAGTACGGCCTCAAGAAGGCCCGCAAGCGCCCGCAGTTCTCCAAGCGCTAG
- the trpE gene encoding anthranilate synthase component I: MTGTADLNLTPSIGEARELARSYDVVPLYAEFIGDLETPISAVLRFAEEDTVFLLESAEAAERFGRYSFLGFDPKRTLSYRDGVYTVVDADGVREVPAKDPFRGLAEIVGKKSVAPLPHLPAFVGGAVGFFSYDAVRYLEKLPAELAPPDDLGVPEALFAVTDTLVVFDHLRHKVLVVSLVDAAGLRDVEGEGFAAAYRRAADDIRRISERLSAPLARRAPRFGDGSIEVSSNFTRAGYEEAVGKAKEYIRAGDAFQIVPSQRFSAEVGDLDPLLLYRGLRTVNPSPYMTYLKMGDLTIVGASPEPLVRVEGRRVMTRPVAGTRWRGGTPEEDAALAEELLADEKERAEHVMLVDLGRNDLGRVGEIGSVELAGFMEVERYSHVMHIVSTVEANLRKDLTALDALAAAFPAGTVSGAPKVRAMEIIDELEPTRRGPYAGATGYYGIDGRLDTCITLRTALLKDGVAYFQAGGGVVADSVPSSEYEETRNKAGAIRQALEVARSRGMWL, translated from the coding sequence GTGACCGGCACGGCTGACTTGAACCTCACGCCATCCATCGGCGAGGCGAGGGAACTCGCCCGCTCCTACGACGTCGTGCCGCTGTACGCCGAGTTCATAGGCGACCTCGAGACCCCCATCTCGGCCGTCCTGCGCTTTGCGGAAGAAGACACGGTCTTCCTGCTCGAGAGCGCGGAGGCCGCAGAACGTTTCGGACGCTACTCTTTCCTTGGCTTCGACCCGAAGCGCACGCTCTCCTACCGCGACGGCGTCTACACGGTCGTCGACGCGGACGGGGTGCGGGAGGTGCCGGCGAAAGACCCGTTTCGTGGGCTGGCCGAGATCGTCGGCAAAAAGAGCGTCGCCCCGCTCCCGCACCTCCCGGCCTTCGTCGGCGGCGCCGTCGGCTTCTTCTCCTACGACGCCGTCCGCTACCTGGAGAAGCTCCCGGCGGAGCTAGCCCCGCCCGACGACCTCGGCGTCCCCGAGGCGCTCTTCGCCGTCACGGACACGCTCGTGGTCTTCGACCACCTCAGGCACAAGGTGCTCGTCGTCTCCCTGGTCGACGCCGCCGGGCTGCGCGACGTGGAGGGCGAGGGCTTCGCGGCGGCCTACCGGCGGGCTGCGGACGACATACGCAGGATCTCCGAAAGGCTCTCGGCGCCGCTCGCCCGCCGGGCGCCGCGTTTCGGGGACGGCTCCATCGAGGTGTCCTCGAACTTCACCAGGGCGGGTTACGAAGAGGCCGTGGGTAAGGCCAAGGAGTACATCAGGGCCGGGGACGCGTTCCAGATCGTGCCCTCCCAGAGGTTCTCGGCCGAGGTCGGGGACCTCGACCCCCTGCTCCTGTACCGCGGCCTGCGCACGGTCAACCCGTCCCCGTACATGACCTATTTGAAGATGGGTGACCTGACGATCGTCGGGGCCTCGCCCGAGCCGCTGGTGAGGGTCGAGGGACGGCGGGTGATGACCAGGCCCGTCGCGGGCACCCGGTGGAGGGGCGGGACCCCCGAAGAGGACGCGGCCCTCGCGGAGGAGCTTCTCGCGGACGAGAAGGAGAGGGCCGAGCACGTAATGCTCGTCGACCTCGGGCGCAACGACCTCGGGCGCGTCGGTGAGATCGGCTCGGTGGAGCTCGCGGGCTTCATGGAGGTCGAGCGCTACTCCCACGTCATGCACATCGTCTCGACCGTCGAGGCGAACTTGAGGAAAGACCTCACGGCGCTGGACGCCCTGGCGGCTGCCTTCCCCGCGGGGACCGTCTCGGGGGCGCCGAAGGTTCGGGCGATGGAGATCATAGACGAGCTGGAGCCGACCCGCCGCGGTCCCTACGCCGGCGCCACGGGCTACTACGGCATCGACGGCCGCCTCGACACCTGCATAACCCTGAGAACGGCCCTCCTCAAAGACGGTGTTGCCTACTTCCAGGCCGGCGGCGGCGTCGTTGCCGATTCGGTCCCATCATCGGAGTACGAGGAGACACGCAACAAGGCCGGCGCGATCCGGCAGGCCCTGGAGGTCGCCCGAAGCCGCGGCATGTGGCTGTAA
- a CDS encoding DUF429 domain-containing protein produces the protein MRFVGCALAWRPGEAGEKDSCLVVMDERGSIIANTFAGSTEELRGAIEAYGEERRGVIVGVDAPLAVPNERGTRRIERILSKVALPAYSASRKMFGGSPLSEDLLEELEKIGMEYTDYPFPRERGQRVVVEVDSAATLKVLSLERAGEDGDPGTVLRGMADPKLRKGNKEGRAAAIRGAIEVLWDTPGLRLRTGNLSADLSAEENIDVSKLEVSASMSHAELDRILSLVEGTLAAYTVHRHWRGRDGSMVVGTGTEGSVLLPAKGALRDRIAEEARASGVPYV, from the coding sequence TTGAGGTTCGTTGGATGCGCGCTTGCGTGGAGGCCCGGCGAGGCCGGGGAGAAAGACTCGTGCCTGGTGGTAATGGACGAGCGGGGGAGCATCATCGCGAACACCTTCGCGGGGAGCACCGAGGAGTTGCGCGGGGCCATCGAAGCCTACGGGGAGGAGCGGCGCGGCGTGATCGTCGGCGTCGACGCGCCGCTCGCCGTGCCCAACGAGCGGGGGACCCGCAGGATCGAACGCATACTATCCAAGGTCGCCCTTCCCGCCTACTCTGCAAGCCGCAAGATGTTCGGCGGTTCTCCGCTCTCCGAGGACCTTCTCGAGGAGCTGGAGAAGATCGGCATGGAGTACACCGACTACCCGTTCCCGAGGGAGAGGGGCCAGAGGGTGGTCGTCGAGGTCGACTCGGCCGCCACGCTGAAGGTTCTCTCGCTGGAGCGCGCGGGAGAGGACGGGGACCCCGGAACCGTCTTGCGGGGTATGGCCGACCCGAAGCTTCGCAAGGGCAACAAGGAAGGGCGGGCGGCGGCGATCCGGGGCGCCATCGAGGTCCTCTGGGATACGCCCGGCCTGCGCCTCCGAACGGGTAACCTGTCGGCGGACCTCTCAGCCGAGGAGAACATAGACGTCTCCAAGCTCGAGGTGTCGGCCTCGATGTCCCACGCCGAGCTCGACCGCATCCTGTCGCTCGTCGAGGGTACCCTGGCGGCCTACACGGTCCACCGCCACTGGCGTGGTCGGGACGGCTCGATGGTCGTGGGGACGGGGACCGAGGGCTCCGTCCTCCTGCCGGCGAAGGGGGCCCTGCGCGACCGCATAGCGGAGGAGGCGCGCGCCTCCGGGGTGCCGTACGTTTAG
- the hisIE gene encoding bifunctional phosphoribosyl-AMP cyclohydrolase/phosphoribosyl-ATP diphosphatase HisIE, with the protein MTAVEHVRFDASGLVPVVAQDTNTGEVLTLAYANSEAVEKTLATGEAHYYSRSRAELWRKGETSGNTQSVVEVRLDCDGDALLYKVEPRGPACHTGAGTCFFTTLAGEGVGIATKKADGEAFGATLERLAGTIAQRHREMPEGSYTAGLIRRGPERVAQKVGEEAVEVVIAALREERLAEETADLVYHLLVLLEERGVGIEEVAGILSDRHG; encoded by the coding sequence GTGACGGCCGTCGAGCACGTCCGCTTCGATGCCAGCGGCCTGGTGCCGGTCGTCGCCCAAGACACGAACACCGGCGAGGTCCTGACGCTCGCCTACGCGAACAGCGAGGCCGTCGAGAAGACGCTCGCGACCGGGGAGGCCCACTACTACTCGCGCTCGCGCGCGGAGCTCTGGCGCAAGGGGGAGACGAGCGGCAACACGCAAAGCGTGGTCGAGGTGCGCCTGGACTGCGACGGGGACGCGCTGCTCTACAAGGTGGAGCCGCGGGGGCCCGCCTGCCACACGGGCGCCGGGACCTGCTTCTTCACCACCCTGGCCGGCGAGGGCGTCGGCATTGCCACCAAGAAGGCGGACGGGGAGGCCTTCGGGGCGACGCTGGAGAGGCTGGCCGGGACCATAGCCCAGCGGCACAGGGAGATGCCGGAGGGATCTTACACGGCAGGTCTGATCCGGCGCGGCCCCGAGAGGGTGGCCCAGAAGGTGGGCGAAGAGGCCGTGGAGGTCGTCATAGCGGCGCTGCGCGAGGAGAGGCTGGCAGAGGAGACGGCCGACCTCGTCTACCACCTGCTCGTCCTGCTTGAAGAACGGGGCGTTGGCATCGAAGAGGTGGCGGGGATCCTGAGTGACCGGCACGGCTGA
- a CDS encoding GNAT family N-acetyltransferase, producing MRSQEKSVTITYEAFDAGPHLSGVTGICRSLGWDNFRYDPDLTRRSLTAPGVTAVVAVARDAAEVVGFAQVFGDGVFQAHLGLLAVDEKWRRRGIGRGLVREAFARTGAERMDLIASDESLGFYRSLRHREQAGFRVYAGREEES from the coding sequence GTGCGGTCCCAGGAGAAGAGCGTGACGATAACCTACGAAGCGTTCGACGCGGGCCCGCACCTCTCCGGGGTGACCGGGATCTGCCGCTCGCTCGGGTGGGATAACTTCCGCTACGACCCTGACCTCACCCGGCGGTCCCTCACCGCGCCCGGGGTGACGGCGGTTGTCGCCGTGGCGCGTGATGCCGCCGAGGTCGTCGGGTTCGCCCAGGTCTTCGGCGACGGCGTGTTCCAGGCCCATCTGGGCCTGCTCGCGGTGGACGAGAAGTGGCGTCGCAGGGGTATCGGACGTGGGCTCGTGCGAGAGGCTTTCGCCAGAACCGGGGCGGAGCGCATGGACCTTATAGCGTCGGACGAGAGCCTGGGCTTCTACAGGTCTCTGCGGCACAGGGAGCAGGCCGGGTTCAGGGTCTACGCGGGCAGGGAGGAGGAAAGCTGA